The sequence below is a genomic window from Nitrospiria bacterium.
CTGAGTGAGGAGATCCAAAGACTCAAGGACTTCTCCCATAAACAAATAACGAAAGGGAGATCCGGTGTTTCCCTCCACCCGATCAGAGAGCGGCCTTTGAAGGTTTAGCATGGGAAGCCGGTAGTTTCCCAATTGAACAAAGGTTAATAATACCCCTCCGAGGCACAACAGTTTTAGGAATGGCCGTGTCCCGGCTAATTCACTGGTAATTTTTGGCCAAACCACTCCTAAAGCCACCAATCCCAGACCGGTCACATAAAGAATGAGCCTTCCCGAACGGGAGAGTAAATCAATAGAAACCGCATAGTAAAATAGGGCAGCCAAGGCTATGACGAACTGCCCCCAAAAGAAAAAAGGAAAAAAATCCTTCTTTGCATGCTGACTTTCTTTTTCCCAGCATTGGGGGAAAGAAGGAAAAACAGGATGACGGATCGCCCGAATGGCGTTAACGAAAAGGTAAAGAAGACTGGGAAAGCACAAACCCCAAAAAATTAACCCAAATCCCCCGTGAAGGCTTCCCAGCCCTAAATCCCCGAAAAAAAATTGTGTCAGATATTCAAAACCCCGATCTACCATTCCTTTGTTTCATCCTTCTTTAACATTAATTATGAGCCTTATTCCTCTTTGAAAAGGAACCCCTACCCAAATTCCACCTCTTTGGAAAAGACCCACCCCAACTTCCCCCTCTTTGGAAAAGAGGGCCTAGGGGAGATTTTATAACCTCAAATCCCCCTTCATCCCCCTTTTCTAAAGGGGGAGAGAAAGGGAGAGTCCCCTTTTTCTTAAGGAGGAAACCTTCAAAACTTTCCCCCTCTTTAGAAAAGAACCCTCCCCCAACTTCCCCTCTTTGGAAAAGACCTCTTCCCAAACTGCCCCTCTTTGGAAAACAGGGGCCAGGGGAGATTTTATAACCTCAAATCCCCCTTCATCCCCCTTTTCTTAAGGGGGAGAGAAAGGGAGAGTCCCCTTTTTCTAAAGGGAGATTTCTATAAGGGTTCCCTTTTTTGGAAAAGAGGACTCCCCAAACTCACTCCTCTTTGGAAAGAACTCCATTCAACCTTCTCCTCTTTGGAAAAAGAACCCCACCCAAATCCCCCTCTTCGGGAAAAGACCCCTCCCCAAATCCCCCTCTTTGGAAAAGAGGGGCCAGGGGAGATTTTATAATCTCAAATACCCCCTTTTCTAAACAGAAAAAAGCGGTACTTAGGAAACGGAAGGTCCTAAAAAACTTCCTAACACCATTAGATTTCTTAAGTACCAATAACTCCCCCCAATAATAAAAAGCAAAATATAAATGAGGGCGGGTCGGGTTCCCTCAAACCCCAGGCCTTTCCAAAGGGGATACAAAACCAACGGTTGAATTCCTAACACCAAAAAAACCATGGAGTATTTCATCCCAACCAATAAGCCCGCCACCAATCCCACCATATAAAAAGAAGCGAAACGGCCGGTTTGCCAAAACCCCACCGCCAAAGCCAATGCGGACAAAAAATAGACCGAAATAATCAGGTCCACATAGGCGCTCCCTGCTTGTCCAACCACCACCGGGGAAAATGAAAAAAGAAGGGAAACAAAAAGGGCCACGCGGGGGGGACTCCCCAAACGGGTAGCCAGCGAGTAGATGGCCAGACAGCCTAAAAAAATGAGGAATAATTGAACCATGTCCACCACACGGACATCCCCAACAAAAATTAAAAACCATAAGAAAAGTAATTCCGCGTTTTGAGGATAAGCAAATTGAGGCCGCAGATCTAAAGGAAGAATGGAGATCCGGTGATCCTGGTAATATTGATAAACGGGAGGGAGATGGTATACATCATCCATTCCCCTCGGTGGAAACAGGTAGGCGGCAACACCAAGCCATAGGATTAATAGAAGGGTAAGGCCCATAAGAATTCCATTTTCCCATCCCTTCGTCCTTTCCCACCAGGTGGGGATATCTTTGCCTACTTGTTTGAACGGTACAGCAAAGTTTCTGAGGGGTATCAACCCTCTGAAAAATAAGCCTCCCAACAGGATTCCAGAAAAAAAGAAATGAATCAGTAATACTCCCCCCAGCGTCAGGAAACCCAAATGGCCCAAAAGAATTTCCACTAAAATGATTTGGGCAGTCGCCCCAACAGCAGAAGCAATCAATCGATCCACGTTTCCCTCTTCTTTAAATCCCCAAAAAGAAAAAAGAAGGAACCAGACACCAAAGATTCCAAAAGATATGATAACCAACCCAACCCAACCTAACATTTAATCCTCCTGCCCCATGCTGGAGTGGGGTCCCTTTACCTGCTGGAAAATTTGATCAAATCGGGAGGCGATATGATTCCACTCACATTTTTCTTTCACCTTTTCCATACCTCCTTGAACCAGCCGATCCCGTAAAGCCCCTTCGCATAAAATCCTCCGAATGGCCGCCGCCACCCCTGGGGGATCTCCCTCTTCCACCATCAATCCGGTCTTTTGGTCTTCTATTAAAGATGAAATCCCACCGGTCCGGGTTCCGATGACAGGGAGTCCCGAAGCCATTGCCTCGGCTAACACCAAACCAAAGGCCTCTTCTTCTCCCCGTTTCGTCCTTATAGATGGGAGAATAAACACATCACTGGCACGGTAATAGTCCGCCAATTGAGTTTGGGGGATTCCCCCTTTAAATTCAACCACGTTTTGTAGACCTAATCTTTCCACCAGTTGAATCAAACGTTTCCGTTCCGGCCCTTCACCGATTAATATCAACCGAACACTTTGAAATTCTTCACGAATAAAAGAAACGGCCTCAATTAAATAGTGAAAGCCTTTCTGTTCTGATAACCGGCCAACCCCTAGTAGAAGTACTTCATCACCCAAACCCACCTTTAATCTTGCTTCTCTTTGATTTCCGGGATGAAAAACCTCGAAATCAACCCCCATTGGAATTAAGTATACACGGTCTTTAAATTTCGTTGGAATTTTCTCTTTCAGCGTTTGGCTGTTGACCGTAATAGCGGCACTTCGGGACAACACGAAACGAATCAACCACCCAAAGGGCCCCCGTCTAAATACCATCAGGTCACTTCCATGAATCGTGGTTACCACGGGAACTTTGAACCAAAAGGACCAAAGGACGGCAAAAAGCCCTTGAGGCAAAAGCCAGTGGGCGTGGACCACATCCACCTTCTCCTGACAGATGGTATGTCCAATGGCCCATGCTTGACACCCCAGAAAAAAAGGGAGATTGACCCAGGCCATTAAATTAGATCGTAGTTTTGGAAGAATTCCCCCTTCATAACACAATTTCTCCCATCGGTCAGGGTAAAAATAGCGGAACCGGAAAATTTTTAACCCCTCCACCTCCTCTACCCTTTTTGCACCCGGGGCATGGGGGACCAGGACAAACATCTCATTTCCCTCTTTGACCAGGGAGGCTGACAACCGAAACACATAAGAGGGCTCGGTATCTCCCGACCATCGAGGAAATGTGGTGGCAAGGACCAAAATTTTCATTTTAAATTTCTACTTTGGGATTCTTCTTCCTCCTGCAGCTGGCGCCAAAAACCAAAAGCCCAGACCACCAAGGCTGAAAAAAGAAAAGGGCTGAGCAATACAGACAACGCCAAAAGCCGAAGATTCCATCGAAGTTTAACTAATATCGAACCCCATCGCACAAAGGGAATGAAAAGGGATAACAGCGGAAAGACCACAAAAATCCGTCCGGGCATGGAAAAACGGCTACGAGTAATCGCAAAAGCCTGGCCATACCGGTATTGATGCTGAAAAACCCGCCAGAAATCTGTACGGTGAAGGTGAGAGACCTGTAGTGCGGGGTCGAAAAGGTATGTTTCCCCGGCGCTGGAGAGGCGCCAGTTAAAAACCGAATCCTCCCCCGGAAAAAAATCCGTGGGAAAGGGACCGTATTTTTCGAAAACCTCCCGGCGCAGACAAAGATTGCAGGTGGGAATATGACCCGTGGGGTGCTTTGGGTGTTTGGGGGAAAACTCCTTAAAACTAAGGATATATTCAACCCACCCTGCAAGACTTTCCCGCGTCCCGTTTAAAACGGAACCCCCAATTCCTGCATAATGATCATCCGTCATTCCTTGAACCATCCCTTTCAGTAAATCTTTATCCGGGACACAATCAGAATCGATAAAGGCAATGAGTGGGGCTTGAGACTGTTTTACCCCCAAATTTCTCGCTTCACCCGGAAGGGTTTTTTGAGGAAGATGTATTAAATGAACCGATGGAAAATCCTTTTGGATCAATTCATCCGTTCCGTCATCTGAGCTATCCACCACAATGACTTCATAGGAATCCCGTGGTAGACTTTGCGCCATGATCGCGTTCAAGCAGTCACGGATGGTTCCTTTAGAACGATAACAAGGAACCACCACGGAAATCTCAATCATCATTTAAAATCGTTCCCCGGAATCTGCCCATTTTGGAAAACTGCCTCCAAGGTCAACCCCGATTAAGGTTTTATGGCCTCTCATTTTTAAAAACCTGAAATTCTCCCTCGGGAAGGGAGAACAGTATCCACACTTCACTGTTAAATCCTTCCAACGGCCGTTTTAAAGAAAAAATGATCTTCTCGGGAAGGGTTTTCCCAAATTCATTTTCCATTCCGTTGGGAACGAAAATAATGGTCTGAGAAATATCCCCCTTCAATTCCAAATGTTTTAGCGAATACCCCAATGGTGAAGAAGTTAATATGACCCCGTCGGAATGGATTTGGGAGGTGAGCCTCCGGGCAAAAAGATTGAGTTCCGGGTAGATTCCCTCATAGTACCTCTCCAAATCCGTCTTCCGTCCTGGATGATCCAGGAGAGATTTTTTTAGGAAGAAAAGCGCGTTTGAGTCTTGGAAAATCAGCATATAACGCGAATCCAGTGTGACCTCCCTTGGGGAAATGCGACGACCCAAATAAAAAAGGTCCTGATCCTCCTCCGTTTGGTGAAAAACAAAAGCATCCGGCTCCGCGGAGGGTGCTTTTTCAAAATTCCATATCCGGTTTTGAAGGTTGACGCCATAAAAAGGGGCTGTCCAAAATAGCTTTCGAGGCCCGGAAACATACACCGATAAAC
It includes:
- a CDS encoding glycosyltransferase encodes the protein MKILVLATTFPRWSGDTEPSYVFRLSASLVKEGNEMFVLVPHAPGAKRVEEVEGLKIFRFRYFYPDRWEKLCYEGGILPKLRSNLMAWVNLPFFLGCQAWAIGHTICQEKVDVVHAHWLLPQGLFAVLWSFWFKVPVVTTIHGSDLMVFRRGPFGWLIRFVLSRSAAITVNSQTLKEKIPTKFKDRVYLIPMGVDFEVFHPGNQREARLKVGLGDEVLLLGVGRLSEQKGFHYLIEAVSFIREEFQSVRLILIGEGPERKRLIQLVERLGLQNVVEFKGGIPQTQLADYYRASDVFILPSIRTKRGEEEAFGLVLAEAMASGLPVIGTRTGGISSLIEDQKTGLMVEEGDPPGVAAAIRRILCEGALRDRLVQGGMEKVKEKCEWNHIASRFDQIFQQVKGPHSSMGQED
- a CDS encoding glycosyltransferase family 39 protein; this translates as MLGWVGLVIISFGIFGVWFLLFSFWGFKEEGNVDRLIASAVGATAQIILVEILLGHLGFLTLGGVLLIHFFFSGILLGGLFFRGLIPLRNFAVPFKQVGKDIPTWWERTKGWENGILMGLTLLLILWLGVAAYLFPPRGMDDVYHLPPVYQYYQDHRISILPLDLRPQFAYPQNAELLFLWFLIFVGDVRVVDMVQLFLIFLGCLAIYSLATRLGSPPRVALFVSLLFSFSPVVVGQAGSAYVDLIISVYFLSALALAVGFWQTGRFASFYMVGLVAGLLVGMKYSMVFLVLGIQPLVLYPLWKGLGFEGTRPALIYILLFIIGGSYWYLRNLMVLGSFLGPSVS
- a CDS encoding glycosyltransferase, which gives rise to MMIEISVVVPCYRSKGTIRDCLNAIMAQSLPRDSYEVIVVDSSDDGTDELIQKDFPSVHLIHLPQKTLPGEARNLGVKQSQAPLIAFIDSDCVPDKDLLKGMVQGMTDDHYAGIGGSVLNGTRESLAGWVEYILSFKEFSPKHPKHPTGHIPTCNLCLRREVFEKYGPFPTDFFPGEDSVFNWRLSSAGETYLFDPALQVSHLHRTDFWRVFQHQYRYGQAFAITRSRFSMPGRIFVVFPLLSLFIPFVRWGSILVKLRWNLRLLALSVLLSPFLFSALVVWAFGFWRQLQEEEESQSRNLK